A part of Bosea sp. (in: a-proteobacteria) genomic DNA contains:
- a CDS encoding DNA-directed RNA polymerase subunit omega produces the protein MARVTVEDCIDKVENRFELVLLASHRARMIASGTQILVLRDNDKNPVVALREIADEKIAPDDLKEDLIHSLQKHVEVDEPEAETVPLMVAAAPAAAVKGASDDTEVQFDRMSEEDLLRGLDGLVAPSGNSRDDDED, from the coding sequence ATGGCTCGCGTCACTGTTGAAGACTGCATCGACAAGGTCGAGAACCGTTTCGAGCTGGTGCTTCTTGCAAGCCACCGCGCCCGGATGATCGCCTCTGGCACCCAGATCCTCGTGCTGCGCGACAATGACAAGAACCCGGTCGTGGCCCTGCGAGAGATCGCCGACGAGAAGATCGCTCCGGACGACCTCAAGGAAGACCTGATCCACTCACTGCAGAAGCATGTCGAGGTCGACGAGCCCGAGGCCGAGACCGTGCCGCTCATGGTGGCAGCCGCTCCCGCTGCGGCCGTCAAGGGCGCCAGCGACGACACCGAAGTTCAGTTCGACCGCATGAGCGAGGAAGACCTGCTGCGCGGCCTCGATGGCCTCGTTGCGCCTTCCGGCAACAGCCGCGACGACGACGAGGACTGA
- the msrB gene encoding peptide-methionine (R)-S-oxide reductase MsrB: MSIFGQKKPVETFPFQRTDAEWRHLLTPEQYEVLRGHGTERAGSCALNHEERAGTFSCAGCGQDLFVAQRKFESGTGWPSFNDPVPGSVGTTVDRSWGMTRTEVHCANCGGHLGHVFPDGPPPTGLRYCINGVALDFKPDA, from the coding sequence ATGTCGATCTTCGGCCAGAAGAAACCCGTCGAGACCTTCCCCTTCCAGCGCACCGATGCCGAATGGCGGCATCTTCTGACGCCCGAGCAGTATGAGGTGCTGCGTGGCCATGGCACCGAACGGGCCGGAAGCTGCGCGCTCAACCATGAGGAGCGCGCCGGCACCTTCTCCTGCGCGGGCTGCGGGCAGGACCTGTTCGTCGCCCAGCGCAAGTTCGAGAGCGGCACGGGATGGCCAAGCTTCAATGATCCTGTGCCCGGTTCGGTCGGCACGACGGTGGACCGCAGCTGGGGCATGACCCGCACGGAGGTGCATTGCGCGAATTGCGGCGGGCATCTGGGCCACGTCTTCCCGGACGGGCCGCCCCCGACAGGCCTGCGCTACTGCATCAACGGCGTGGCGCTGGATTTCAAGCCGGATGCGTGA